A genomic region of uncultured Paludibaculum sp. contains the following coding sequences:
- the rph gene encoding ribonuclease PH, whose amino-acid sequence MRTDQRLPDQLRPVKIQTNYLMTAEGSALIEVGHTRVLCAATVEDSLPGFLRNSGRGWVTAEYAMLPRATAERTPREITKGKQSGRTHEIQRLIGRSLRSVVDMETLGERTIVIDCDVIQADGGTRTAAVTGGYVAMALAVKKLLEFGVLKRNPLRDLIAATSVGVVKGTSLLDLCYEEDSAAEVDMNVVMTGAGEFVELQATAEKLSFKDDRLLEMIALARKGLAELFTKQQDAIQGK is encoded by the coding sequence ATGCGCACTGACCAGCGTCTGCCGGACCAACTCCGGCCCGTCAAGATCCAGACGAACTACCTGATGACCGCCGAAGGCTCGGCCCTGATTGAGGTGGGCCACACCCGCGTCTTGTGCGCCGCCACCGTCGAGGACAGCCTGCCGGGCTTTCTGCGCAACTCCGGCCGCGGCTGGGTGACGGCCGAATACGCCATGCTGCCGCGCGCCACCGCCGAACGGACGCCGCGCGAGATCACCAAGGGCAAACAGTCCGGCCGGACGCACGAGATCCAGCGCCTCATCGGCCGCTCCCTTCGTTCGGTGGTCGACATGGAGACCCTGGGCGAGCGCACCATCGTCATCGACTGTGACGTCATCCAGGCCGATGGCGGCACGCGCACCGCGGCCGTCACCGGCGGCTATGTCGCCATGGCCCTGGCCGTGAAAAAACTGCTGGAGTTCGGTGTCCTCAAGCGCAATCCTCTGCGCGACCTCATCGCCGCCACCAGCGTCGGTGTGGTGAAGGGCACCAGCCTGCTGGACCTCTGCTACGAGGAAGATTCGGCCGCCGAGGTCGACATGAACGTGGTGATGACTGGCGCCGGCGAATTCGTCGAGTTGCAGGCCACCGCGGAAAAATTGAGTTTCAAGGACGACCGGCTGCTGGAGATGATCGCCTTGGCCCGCAAGGGGCTGGCCGAGCTCTTCACCAAGCAGCAGGACGCCATTCAGGGAAAATGA
- a CDS encoding DUF3488 and transglutaminase-like domain-containing protein encodes MAARRTVEFEESSIRRFFEASLLGMLLSGYCALLLGQGLTGGAVDAPSAALAGMALVARIFLVAGWWKLDVASRWITVVTLLYIAFYPIDYLYLSRDFLRATVHMVFFVAIVKVLTASRPRDYFFLKIIAFLELLAASILSTNLTFFVFLALFLLSTVATFASTEILRAREGRKLVTHGIGVFGRRLGWVTGLTTTGILFVTMALFFVLPRTARAALDRLLPGRQSVTGFASEVTLGQVGEIQRRSTVVMHVRFEDGYNPPSLKWRGGALSEFNNWKWYNAPGKGRPLRPELGLLKLVDDEHLQQTYKRVTYEVVLNGTGSDSLFVAGTPEYLRVPATMVMEMPNGGYRIPYMDPDGFRYVVHASFGWQPLNPHMGSGPRLSAEARAALERLPENERNFHLSLPPLDKRVIPLAREITARAKTDGERARAIEQYLRTQFRYSLTPLDHEVEDPLATFLFDRRQGHCEYFASAMAVMLRAVWVPSRVVTGFQSGSYNSISGWSVVRASDAHSWVEAWIPGQGWTTYDPTPSDPNLAAGGPLSRLALWSDAVEMFWQEWVLGYDLDRQLTLALRMEQSRHRLNLDWLSTAWRAMSRVSVSATGVSPRLYAGGFVVLACVAMLILTWPQLRAWRVRWMGRKRLLRGEADSHDAALIYREMLKQLKRRGVEKPPSWTPAEFARSVRSEALAEIVREFTAVYNALRFGGRADDAARLATLLERIEHLP; translated from the coding sequence ATGGCTGCGAGGCGGACGGTAGAGTTCGAGGAAAGCTCGATCCGGCGATTCTTCGAGGCGTCCCTGCTGGGGATGCTGCTGAGCGGATACTGCGCGCTGCTGCTGGGCCAGGGCCTGACCGGCGGCGCCGTGGATGCGCCCAGTGCCGCGCTGGCCGGCATGGCGCTGGTGGCGCGGATCTTTCTGGTGGCGGGCTGGTGGAAGCTGGACGTAGCATCGCGCTGGATTACTGTCGTCACACTGCTCTACATCGCGTTCTACCCGATTGATTACCTGTATCTCTCGCGCGACTTCCTGCGCGCGACCGTTCACATGGTGTTCTTCGTGGCGATTGTGAAGGTGCTGACCGCCAGCCGCCCGCGCGACTACTTCTTCCTGAAGATCATCGCGTTTCTGGAACTGTTGGCCGCATCGATTCTCTCCACCAATCTGACGTTCTTCGTGTTTCTCGCGCTGTTCCTGTTGTCGACGGTGGCGACGTTTGCCAGCACCGAGATTCTGCGGGCGCGCGAAGGCCGCAAGCTGGTGACGCACGGCATCGGCGTGTTTGGCCGGCGCCTGGGTTGGGTGACCGGGTTGACGACGACGGGCATCCTGTTCGTGACCATGGCCCTGTTCTTCGTGCTGCCGCGCACGGCCCGCGCAGCGCTGGACCGCTTGCTGCCGGGGCGGCAAAGCGTAACAGGCTTCGCGAGTGAAGTGACGCTGGGCCAGGTGGGTGAGATTCAGCGGCGCAGCACGGTGGTGATGCACGTCCGGTTTGAGGACGGCTACAATCCGCCCAGTCTCAAGTGGCGCGGCGGCGCGCTTTCGGAGTTCAACAACTGGAAGTGGTATAACGCACCCGGCAAGGGCCGGCCTCTGCGGCCGGAATTGGGCCTGTTGAAGCTGGTCGACGACGAGCATCTGCAGCAGACCTACAAGCGCGTGACGTATGAGGTCGTGTTGAACGGGACGGGCAGCGATTCCCTGTTCGTAGCCGGCACGCCGGAGTACCTGCGAGTGCCGGCGACGATGGTGATGGAGATGCCGAACGGCGGCTACCGCATACCGTACATGGATCCCGATGGATTCCGCTATGTCGTGCATGCTTCGTTCGGATGGCAGCCTCTGAATCCGCACATGGGGTCGGGTCCGCGACTGTCGGCGGAGGCTCGCGCGGCGCTGGAGCGGCTGCCGGAGAACGAGCGCAACTTCCACCTGAGTCTGCCGCCGCTGGACAAACGGGTGATTCCCCTGGCGCGGGAGATTACGGCGAGGGCCAAGACCGACGGGGAACGGGCTCGCGCTATCGAGCAGTACCTGCGCACGCAGTTCCGCTATTCGCTGACGCCCCTCGATCACGAAGTGGAGGATCCGCTGGCGACGTTCCTGTTCGACCGCAGGCAGGGCCACTGCGAGTATTTCGCCTCGGCGATGGCGGTGATGCTGCGGGCCGTGTGGGTGCCGTCACGCGTGGTGACGGGCTTCCAGAGCGGCAGCTACAACTCCATCAGCGGCTGGAGCGTTGTGCGCGCCTCGGATGCCCATAGCTGGGTGGAAGCGTGGATCCCTGGTCAAGGCTGGACTACGTACGACCCCACGCCGTCGGATCCGAATCTGGCGGCCGGCGGCCCGTTGTCCCGATTGGCGCTGTGGTCCGACGCCGTTGAGATGTTCTGGCAGGAGTGGGTGCTGGGCTACGACCTGGACCGCCAGTTGACGCTGGCGCTGCGGATGGAGCAGTCGCGGCACCGCCTCAACCTGGATTGGCTTTCAACGGCGTGGCGGGCGATGAGCCGGGTTAGTGTGAGTGCGACCGGCGTTTCGCCGCGGCTCTACGCCGGCGGGTTCGTGGTCTTGGCGTGTGTCGCGATGCTGATCCTCACCTGGCCGCAACTGCGGGCTTGGCGCGTCCGCTGGATGGGGCGAAAACGGTTGCTGCGCGGCGAGGCCGATTCGCATGACGCAGCCTTGATCTATCGCGAAATGCTGAAGCAGCTCAAGCGGCGCGGCGTGGAGAAGCCGCCATCGTGGACGCCAGCGGAGTTTGCGCGCAGCGTCCGGTCGGAGGCGCTGGCGGAGATTGTGAGAGAATTTACAGCCGTCTACAACGCCTTGCGATTTGGCGGGCGTGCCGATGACGCTGCCCGATTGGCTACGCTGCTGGAGAGAATCGAACATCTGCCATAA